A single Primulina eburnea isolate SZY01 chromosome 11, ASM2296580v1, whole genome shotgun sequence DNA region contains:
- the LOC140805344 gene encoding uncharacterized protein, translated as MTVHLWSPPYGSSFPGTSSISAILNNITLLNGSNFNKWKEHVMIVLGCMDLDYGLKEDCPAILTSSGTADQKDSLENWERSNRMSLMIMKHSIPDTIRGAIPEENDAKKFFTQIPDHFTANEKVEKSTILNKLVLMRYKEKGNIREYIMKMSNLVTRLKAFKLELSEDIVVHLVLISLPVQFNQFKISYNTQKEKWALNELIAQCVQEKERLKQDVIESAHLASNYQGN; from the exons ATGACAGTGCACTTGTGGTCGCCGCCTTATGGGTCGTCTTTCCCCGGCA CATCTTCTATATCTGCCATTCTGAACAACATTACACTACTTAATGGCTCAAACTTCAATAAATGGAAAGAGCATGTTATGATAGTGCTCGGCTGCATGGATTTAGACTATGGGCTAAAGGAAGATTGCCCCGCAATTTTGACCAGTTCAGGAACTGCTGATCAAAAGGATTCTTTGGAAAATTGGGAGCGATCAAATCGCATGAGTCTGATGATTATGAAACATTCAATTCCAGATACTATAAGGGGTGCAATTCCTGAAGAAAATGATGCCAAAAAGTTCTTTACTCAAATACCAGATCATTTCACCGCAAATGAAAAGGTCGAGAAAAGTACTATTCTGAATAAACTTGTCCTCATGCGATACAAAGAGAAAGGGAACATAAGGgagtacataatgaaaatgTCAAATCTTGTGACTCGACTAAAAGCATTCAAGTTGGAATTGTCGGAAGACATAGTCGTGCATTTAGTCTTGATCTCTCTGCCTGTgcaatttaatcaattcaaaATAAGTTATAATACTCAGAAGGAAAAGTGGGCTTTGAATGAGCTTATTGCGCAGTGCGTTCAGGAGAAAGAGAGATTGAAACAAGATGTGATTGAAAGTGCTCACTTGGCATCTAATTATCAAGGTAATTGA
- the LOC140804663 gene encoding choline transporter protein 1-like, producing MRGPLGPVIGRYPSSDGDAVNGNGNRKESKDDIIKHNRKCRDVVFLFMFIGFWVAMIVNSSFGFNLGNPLRLNYGLDYKGNVCGDKHGNLDLRELELRYWLNSNQVYQSGLKDTNFQLSNARSICLMDCPIPSEDSLNWVCDYPEGDIHLSVDDWIDRNYDYFADLTPELRNTSLQLQGPCYPVIFPSVNVYWTCQFIARASNISLKHWEEMGGVKVIEDIAIDKAIHRSVNSRSSVLKRYVADIGKSWPVLLVCGGFLPLFLSILWLLMIRHFVAGMPWITVILFNILTISVTMFYYLKAGWIGNDAVSPIIGEHDPYYTVSAREVNHLHVAAVFMTVVMIVAFLSSIAIVRRILMATSVLKVAAKVIGEVQALIIFPVIPYVILAVFYMFWLSAALHLFSSGSIIQNDCDANCCAYDLKAKRLSCNSCCGYSIQYTSHIAAAILFHLFGGFWATQFFIACSSTVIAGSVASYYWIGGETSPEIPFLPVFSSMKRLARYSLGSIALGSLIVSFFESIRFMLEALRRRLKLIDSTPSSWIGKVVFHTSQCCLRCVGWIIKSVNRNAYIMIAITGKGFFKASEIATGLIMSNIMRIGKVHVIGDVILFLGKLCVSLMSALFAFLMLDMHKYKSAHNKISSPLFPVLVCWGLGYIVATLFFGVVEMSIDTIILSFCQDSDEHQGTAQYAPPLLVETLNDQNEVQRLMQ from the exons ATGAGAGGGCCATTGGGGCCGGTTATAGGAAGATACCCATCAAGTGATGGGGATGCAGTGAATGGGAATGGAAATAGAAAAGAATCAAAAGATGATATAATCAAACACAACAGGAAATGCAGAGATGTGGTTTTTCTTTTTATGTTCATTGGATTTTGGGTAGCAATGATTGTGAACTCGAGCTTTGGTTTCAATCTTGGAAACCCATTGAG GTTAAATTATGGGCTGGATTATAAAGGAAATGTGTGTGGCGACAAACACGGGAATCTTGATCTCCGAGAACTGGAACTCCGATATTGGTTAAACTCCAATCAAGTTTACCAAAGTGGTTTAAAGGATACCAACTTCCAGCTCTCAAATGCTCGGAGTATTTGCTTAATGGATTGTCCTATTCCATCTGAAGATTCATTAAACTGGGTTTGTGACTATCCAGAAGGAGATATTCATCTCTCGGTTGACGATTGGATCGACagaaattatgattattttgcAGACCTTACTCCTGAACTAAGGAACACTTCTCTTCAGCTCCAGGGTCCATGCTATCCAGTTATATTTCCAAGTGTCAATG TGTATTGGACCTGCCAGTTCATTGCTCGTGCATCGAATATTTCTTTGAAGCATTGGGAGGAGATGGGTGGAGTGAAAGTCATAGAAGACATTGCAATTGATAAAGCTATTCACAGATCAGTCAACTCTCGGTCATCAGTACTAAAG AGATACGTGGCTGATATTGGAAAATCATGGCCTGTGTTGCTTGTTTGTGGAGGATTTTTGCCGCTATTTCTATCAATTCTATGGCTTTTGATGATCCGTCATTTTGTCGCTGGAATGCCATGGATTACTGTCATTCTTTTCAACATTCTTACTATTTCTGTGACaatgttttattacttgaaag CCGGATGGATTGGAAATGATGCTGTCTCCCCTATCATCGGAGAGCACGACCCATATTACACCGTATCTGCAAGG GAAGTAAATCATCTCCATGTTGCTGCTGTTTTCATGACCGTTGTGATGATTGTTGCTTTCTTATCTTCTATTGCTATAGTCCGTCGCATCCTGATGGCAACATCTGTGCTCAAG GTCGCTGCAAAGGTCATCGGAGAAGTCCAGGCACTGATAATTTTTCCGGTTATACCATATGTCATTTTAGCAGTATTTTACATGTTTTGGTTGTCGGCTGCCCTCCATCTTTTTAGTTCGGGAAGTATTATTCAAAACGACTGTGATGCCAATTGCTGTGCTTATGATCTCAAAGCAAAAAGACTGAGCTGTAACAGTTGCTGTGGATATAGTATCCAATATACTTCTCATATTGCTGCGGCTATACTTTTCCATCTATTCGGCGGTTTCTGGGCTACCCAATTTTTCATAGCATGTTCTTCAACAGTTATTGCGGGATCCGTGGCTTCTTATTATTGGATTGGTGGGGAAACATCG CCAGAGATACCCTTTCTCCCTGTTTTCTCTTCAATGAAGCGACTTGCACGATACAGTCTTGGATCTATTGCTCTCGGTTCTCTAATTGTATCGTTCTTTGAGTCCATCCGCTTTATGCTTGAAGCACTCCGTCGTAGACTTAAACTGATCGATTCTACACCAAGTAGCTGGATTGGGAAGGTTGTATTTCACACTTCTCAGTGTTGCCTAAGGTGCGTTGGATGGATCATCAAATCTGTAAACAGGAACGCTTATATCATG ATTGCAATAACAGGAAAAGGGTTCTTTAAAGCTTCTGAAATTGCGACAGGCTTAATAATGAGTAACATCATGCGAATTGGAAAGGTGCACGTCATTGGCGACGTGATTCTCTTCCTTGGGAAGTTATGTGTTAGCCTTATGAGTGCACTTTTTGCGTTTCTAATGCTGGACATGCACAAATATAAATCAGCGCACAACAAAATATCATCCCCGCTGTTTCCTGTACTG GTATGCTGGGGTCTTGGTTATATCGTCGCCACTCTCTTCTTCGGGGTAGTAGAGATGTCGATTGATACGATCATTCTTTCATTCTGTCAAGATTCCGACGAACACCAAGGAACTGCTCAATACGCTCCCCCATTGCTGGTCGAGACTCTGAATGACCAGAATGAAGTGCAGAGATTGATGCAATGA
- the LOC140805077 gene encoding ribosome biogenesis protein BRX1 homolog 2-like, producing MGKKRKHSETDAAAIANKEEIAEERPKRTLLGFKDSNEGVKENDIAPAGFRNKEKVLVTCTRRISFRYRHLMLNLVDLLPHCKKDNKVESKNSKGTALNELVELKSCNSCLFFECRKGRDLYLWMAKCPNGPSVKFLVNAVHTKEELKLTGNHLKGSRPILTFSSNFDQKPHWKLLKELIMQIFGIPKDHRKSKPYHDHVFVFSVADDHIWFRNYQISCPHVGTQKVDRGDLEKMTLVEVGPRFCLKPIKIFGGSFGGPTLYENPFYVSPNQIRSLAKRQQAGKYAKKVKAKTRRKMHELENPLEVDEFADMWKE from the exons ATGGGGAAGAAGCGAAAACACAGTGAAACGGATGCTGCCGCCATTGCGAACAAGGAAGAAATTGCAGAAGAAAGGCCTAAACGGACTCTTCTTGGCTTTAAAGACAGTAATGAGGGTGTTAAAGAAAATGATATCGCTCCTGCCGGTTTTAGGAATAAGGAGAAAGTATTGGTCACTTGCACACGCCGCATAAGTTTCAG GTATCGGCATTTGATGTTGAATTTGGTGGATCTGTTACCTCACTGTAAGAAAGATAACAAGGTCGAGTCAAAGAATAGCAAAGGCACGGCTTTGAATGAGCTGGTCGAGCTGAAGAGTTGCAATTCTTGTTTGTTTTTTGAG tgtAGAAAAGGTAGGGATCTCTATTTATGGATGGCCAAGTGCCCCAATGGCCCGTCTGTCAAGTTTTTAGTCAATGCGG TGCACACGAAGGAAGAACTGAAACTTACTGGAAATCATCTCAAGGGTTCTCGCCCCATCCTGACCTTTTCCTCGAATTTCGATCAAAAGCCTCACTGGAAGCTGTTAAAGgagctgattatgcag ATTTTTGGCATCCCAAAGGACCACCGGAAATCTAAACCATACCACGATCATGTCTTTGTCTTCTCAGTTGCTGATGATCATATATGGTTCCGAAATTACCAG atatCATGCCCGCATGTTGGAACACAAAAAGTTGATCGTGGGGACTTGGAGAAGATGACTTTAGTTGAG GTTGGGCCGAGATTTTGTTTGAAGCCAATTAAGATATTTGGTGGCAGCTTTGGGGGTCCAACCCTATATGAAAATCCATTTTATGTTTCGCCAAATCAG ATTCGCTCATTGGCGAAGAGGCAACAGGCTGGTAAGTATGCAAAGAAAGTTAAAGCCAAAACCAGGAGGAAAATGCACGAGCTGGAGAATCCATTAGAGGTTGATGAGTTTGCTGATATGTGGAAGGAGTGA